GGGGGCGGGTTGAACCCGGGTCCAAACAGAATTTTTCAATATTACTGGAATGTCCTATGAGCAATGAACTCCACGTCTCCAGCCTGATAGTTCAGGTGTTACCGGAAAAAATGGCCGAAGTCCGGGGGCAAATACTGAAAATGCCCGGCGCCGAGCTGTCGGTGAATAACGAGGTCAAGTTGGTTGTGGTGTTAGAGGGCAACTGCCAGAAAGAATTGCTGGCCGGTATCGAAGCCATTAACGCCCTACCGGGGGTGATGTCGGCCACCATGGTTTATCACCAGAGCGAAGTGCTGGAAGAGGATGAGCAATGAAAATGAACAGACGTGAATTTATGAAGGCCAATGCCGCGCTGGCAGCGGCCGGTGTGGCCGGGCTGGCCTTGCCGACTTCGGCAAGTAACCTCATCACCAGCTCAGAGCAAACCAAGCTGGATTGGAACAAGGCACCTTGCCGTTTCTGCGGTACCGGCTGCTCTGTCATGGTCGCCACCCGTGACGGCCGGGTGGTCGCTACCCACGGCGATGCCAACAGCGAAGTCAACCGTGGCCTCAACTGTATCAAGGGCTACTTTCTGTCCAAAATCATGTACGGTAAAGACCGCCTGCAAACTCCCATGCTGCGTATGACCAATGGTCAGTACGACAAAAATGGCGAATTTACTCCCATCAGCTGGGACAAAGCCTTCGATGTGATGGCTGAAAAATGGAAAGCCACCATCAAGGCAAAGGGCCCAACTGCCATCGGTATGTTTGGTTCAGGCCAGTGGACAGTATGGGAAGGCTATGCCGCCTCCAAGCTGATGAAAGCCGGTTTCGGTTCAAACAACATTGATCCCAACGCCCGTCACTGTATGGCCTCTGCCGTAGTGGGCTTTATGCGCACCTTCGGTATGGACGAGCCCATGGGCTGTTACAACGATATGGAAGCCGCCGACGCCTTCGTGCTGTGGGGCTCCAACATGGCTGAAATGCACCCCATTCTGTGGAGCCGGGTGACCGACCGTCGCCTGAGCGCGCCCCACGTTAAAGTCGCCGTGCTGTCTACCTTTGAGCACCGCTCCTTTGAACTTGCCGACTTGCCTGTGGTCTTCACCCCACATTCCGATTTGGTCATCCTCAACTTTATCGCCAACTACATCATCCAGAACGACATGGTGAACCATGACTTCGTCAAGAAGCATGTGAACTTCCGTCAGGGTGTGACTGACATTGGTTACGGTCTGCGTCCGACCCACCCATTGCAGCAAAAGGCGAAAAACGTTGAAACAGCAGGGGATTCGAGCCCCATCGACTTCGCTGCGTTCAAGGAATTTGTGTCTGAGTACACATTGGAAAAGACCTCCCAGATGTCCGGGGTGGCCGAAGACAAGCTGGTGGAACTCGCCAAACTGTATGCCGATCCCAACACCAAGGTCACATCCTTCTGGACCATGGGTGTCAACCAGCATACCCGCGGCGTGTGGTGTAACAACCTGATTTACAACATCCATCTGCTCACAGGCAAGATCTCTACCCCCGGTAACAGCCCCTTCTCGCTGACCGGT
The window above is part of the Shewanella litorisediminis genome. Proteins encoded here:
- a CDS encoding chaperone NapD, with protein sequence MSNELHVSSLIVQVLPEKMAEVRGQILKMPGAELSVNNEVKLVVVLEGNCQKELLAGIEAINALPGVMSATMVYHQSEVLEEDEQ